From Halostella salina, a single genomic window includes:
- a CDS encoding type I 3-dehydroquinate dehydratase, with amino-acid sequence MRFDSFVLAAATADLDDEPAAREHADAVEFRMDLADEPLAQLAAYDGVLPLIATNRAEWEGGEAGDAGRLDDLAAAAEYDAVEAVDVELNAIRHGGGSGVVDHAREHDAAAIASLHDFDGTPAADEMREMLDDAVDNADVGKLAVTATDPADVLTLLMLTREFSARGETVATMAMGEPGRHSRAVAPVYGSRIGYAPVDPDEATAPGQYDLATLRELIEQLRSKPEA; translated from the coding sequence ATGCGCTTCGACTCGTTCGTCCTGGCGGCGGCGACCGCCGACCTGGACGACGAACCCGCCGCCCGGGAGCACGCCGACGCCGTCGAGTTCCGGATGGACCTGGCCGACGAGCCGCTGGCCCAGCTAGCGGCCTACGACGGCGTCCTGCCGCTGATCGCCACCAACCGCGCCGAGTGGGAGGGCGGCGAGGCGGGCGACGCGGGACGGCTGGACGACCTCGCGGCGGCCGCCGAGTACGACGCCGTCGAGGCCGTCGACGTGGAACTGAACGCCATCAGACACGGCGGGGGGAGCGGCGTCGTCGACCACGCTCGGGAGCACGACGCGGCGGCCATCGCCTCGCTGCACGACTTCGACGGGACGCCCGCGGCGGACGAGATGCGGGAGATGCTCGACGACGCCGTCGACAACGCCGACGTGGGGAAACTGGCGGTGACCGCGACCGACCCGGCGGACGTGCTCACCCTGCTGATGCTCACCCGCGAGTTCAGCGCGCGCGGCGAGACCGTCGCGACGATGGCGATGGGCGAACCGGGCCGTCACTCGCGGGCCGTCGCGCCGGTGTACGGCTCCCGGATCGGCTACGCGCCGGTCGACCCCGACGAGGCGACCGCGCCGGGCCAGTACGACCTCGCGACGCTCCGGGAACTGATCGAACAGTTGCGTTCGAAACCCGAAGCTTAA
- a CDS encoding zinc ribbon domain-containing protein: MSRLRSALAVGLSLLFPGLGHAYLRQWVRALLWAALSVSASALLLPEPATSGTLLERATATVQAMSQTETFVLLSMSVFAAIDAFVISVQQANYDPDAVHCPNCGNEIDEDLDFCHWCTSRIGEPGDEAEESAT; encoded by the coding sequence ATGTCCCGCTTACGGTCGGCGCTGGCGGTCGGCCTCTCGCTGCTGTTTCCCGGACTCGGCCACGCCTATCTGCGGCAGTGGGTGCGAGCGCTGCTGTGGGCCGCGCTCTCCGTCTCCGCGTCGGCGCTGTTGCTGCCCGAACCGGCCACGTCCGGCACGCTGCTGGAGCGGGCCACGGCGACCGTGCAGGCCATGTCGCAAACCGAGACGTTCGTCCTGCTCTCGATGAGCGTCTTCGCCGCCATCGACGCGTTCGTCATCTCGGTCCAGCAGGCGAACTACGACCCCGACGCGGTCCACTGCCCCAACTGCGGGAACGAGATAGACGAGGACCTGGACTTCTGTCACTGGTGTACCAGCCGGATCGGCGAGCCGGGCGACGAGGCCGAGGAGTCGGCGACGTGA
- a CDS encoding 3-dehydroquinate synthase II, with amino-acid sequence MTRSVWLKADGSVGDWEARRRRITAGLESGVDWVLVDDHDVERVRELGDVNVAAFVTGGDVDVIDDPESEGGARADAYVVGKDGEGDGTVDLPNDFSGSADLSTLRRDDERADGAYVRIFDEDYESFAEAAATEADYTIVVGEDWTIIPLENLIARIGSETELIAGVTSAEEAETAYETLELGADAVLLDSDDPDEIRETVAVRDEAERETLDLESATVRTVERAGSADRVCVDTGSLMDHDEGMLVGSMSRGLVFVHAETAESPYVASRPFRVNAGAVHAYVRTPDGGTKYLSELRSGDEVQVVDTDGNTREAVVGRAKIEQRPMFRVELEADNGDRFETLIQNAETVKVATEDGRTAVTDLEEGDRVRVYYEDTARHFGEAVEESIIEK; translated from the coding sequence ATGACACGATCGGTGTGGCTCAAGGCCGACGGCAGCGTCGGCGACTGGGAGGCGCGACGGCGGCGGATCACGGCCGGGCTGGAGTCCGGCGTGGACTGGGTACTCGTCGACGACCACGACGTGGAGCGCGTCCGCGAACTGGGCGACGTGAACGTGGCCGCCTTCGTCACCGGCGGCGACGTGGACGTGATCGACGACCCCGAGAGCGAGGGCGGCGCGAGGGCCGACGCCTACGTCGTCGGCAAGGACGGCGAGGGGGACGGCACGGTCGACCTGCCCAATGACTTCTCGGGGTCGGCGGACCTGTCGACGCTCCGGCGCGACGACGAGCGGGCCGACGGCGCGTACGTCCGTATCTTCGACGAGGACTACGAATCGTTCGCGGAGGCGGCGGCGACCGAGGCCGACTACACCATCGTCGTCGGCGAGGACTGGACGATCATCCCGCTGGAGAACCTCATCGCCCGGATCGGCTCGGAGACGGAACTGATCGCCGGCGTCACGAGCGCCGAGGAGGCCGAGACGGCCTACGAGACGCTGGAACTCGGGGCCGACGCCGTCCTGCTGGACAGCGACGACCCCGACGAGATCCGGGAGACGGTCGCGGTCCGCGACGAGGCCGAGCGCGAGACGCTCGACCTGGAGTCGGCGACGGTCCGCACCGTCGAGCGCGCCGGGAGCGCCGACCGCGTCTGCGTCGACACGGGGAGCCTGATGGACCACGACGAGGGAATGCTCGTCGGCTCGATGTCCCGCGGCCTCGTCTTCGTCCACGCCGAGACCGCCGAGTCGCCGTACGTCGCCTCGCGCCCGTTCCGGGTCAACGCCGGCGCGGTCCACGCGTACGTCCGGACGCCCGACGGCGGCACGAAGTACCTCTCGGAACTGCGCAGTGGCGACGAGGTGCAGGTCGTCGACACCGACGGCAACACCCGCGAGGCGGTCGTCGGGCGGGCGAAGATCGAGCAGCGGCCGATGTTCCGCGTCGAGCTGGAGGCCGACAACGGCGACCGCTTCGAGACGCTGATCCAGAACGCCGAGACGGTGAAAGTCGCCACGGAGGACGGCCGCACCGCCGTCACCGACCTCGAGGAGGGCGACCGGGTGCGGGTGTACTACGAGGACACCGCCCGGCACTTCGGCGAGGCCGTCGAGGAGAGCATCATCGAGAAATAG
- a CDS encoding SDR family NAD(P)-dependent oxidoreductase — protein MGDANFDFEGETAIVTGGSSGIGRAIARAFGDAGATVIVADLREEPKDVDADLPTHEAIEDAGGRAEFVETDVSDPDQVRSVVEAARDFGGVDVMVNNAGIFGGGSILETDPDTLDGLLGVNVRGVFVGCQAAAQDMIEREEPGAIVNTASISSNLAQHGQVAYDTSKGAVRMITRGAALELAEHGIRVNGVAPGQIATEISEGWTEEAEEGEFLKPVPQGRAGRPEDVAGATLFLASDAASYTTGELVHVDGGWQIC, from the coding sequence ATGGGAGACGCGAACTTCGACTTCGAGGGCGAGACGGCGATCGTCACCGGCGGCAGTTCGGGCATCGGGCGCGCGATAGCGAGGGCGTTCGGCGACGCGGGGGCGACGGTGATCGTCGCCGACCTCCGCGAGGAGCCGAAGGACGTGGACGCCGACCTGCCGACCCACGAGGCGATCGAGGACGCCGGCGGCCGCGCCGAGTTCGTCGAGACCGACGTGTCCGACCCCGACCAGGTGCGCTCGGTCGTCGAGGCCGCCCGCGACTTCGGCGGCGTCGACGTCATGGTGAACAACGCGGGCATCTTCGGCGGCGGGTCGATCCTCGAAACCGACCCCGACACGCTCGACGGCCTGCTCGGCGTGAACGTCCGCGGCGTGTTCGTCGGCTGTCAGGCCGCCGCCCAGGACATGATCGAGCGCGAGGAGCCGGGTGCGATCGTCAACACCGCGTCGATCAGCTCCAACCTCGCCCAGCACGGGCAGGTGGCCTACGACACCTCGAAGGGCGCGGTCCGGATGATCACCCGCGGCGCGGCGCTGGAACTGGCCGAACACGGCATCCGCGTCAACGGCGTCGCACCCGGCCAGATCGCCACCGAGATATCCGAGGGGTGGACCGAGGAGGCCGAGGAGGGCGAGTTCTTGAAGCCCGTCCCGCAGGGTCGCGCGGGCCGGCCCGAGGACGTCGCGGGCGCGACGCTGTTCCTCGCCAGCGACGCCGCGAGCTACACGACGGGCGAACTGGTCCACGTCGACGGCGGCTGGCAGATCTGCTGA
- a CDS encoding 2-amino-3,7-dideoxy-D-threo-hept-6-ulosonate synthase — protein MTTGIEARLERIGTEGRHVIVPMDHGITMGAVKGLADIESTIDAVTRGGADAVLTQKGIAPRVHDNKNGQGYIVHLNGSTTIGPDEADKRLTGTVEEAVRAGADAVSFHINVGSDHEPDQLSQLAELTAEADRLGMPVLAMAYARGPGVDSTDPESLGHAVRLAEELGADIVKTGYSGDAASFERVVESTRLPVVIAGGSKGTDRETLSMVRGVMDAGGAGVSMGRSIFQHDDPGAIAAAVAAVVHDDASAEDALHESGLAVEA, from the coding sequence ATGACCACCGGTATCGAGGCGCGACTCGAACGGATCGGGACAGAGGGGCGACACGTCATCGTCCCGATGGACCACGGGATCACGATGGGGGCCGTCAAAGGCCTCGCGGACATCGAATCGACGATCGACGCGGTGACCCGCGGCGGCGCGGACGCCGTCCTCACGCAGAAGGGGATCGCCCCGCGCGTCCACGACAACAAGAACGGACAGGGGTACATCGTCCACCTCAACGGCTCGACCACGATCGGTCCCGACGAGGCGGACAAGCGCCTCACGGGCACCGTCGAGGAGGCCGTCCGGGCCGGCGCCGACGCCGTCTCCTTCCACATCAACGTCGGCAGCGACCACGAGCCGGACCAGCTCAGCCAGCTCGCCGAGCTGACCGCCGAGGCCGACCGGCTCGGCATGCCTGTTCTCGCGATGGCGTACGCTCGCGGGCCGGGCGTCGACTCGACGGACCCCGAGTCGCTCGGGCACGCGGTCCGCCTCGCCGAGGAACTGGGCGCGGACATCGTGAAGACGGGGTACAGCGGCGACGCCGCGAGCTTCGAGCGCGTCGTCGAGTCGACGCGCCTGCCGGTCGTCATCGCCGGCGGGAGCAAGGGGACCGACCGCGAGACGCTGTCGATGGTCCGCGGCGTGATGGACGCCGGCGGCGCGGGCGTCTCGATGGGGCGCTCGATCTTCCAGCACGACGACCCCGGCGCGATCGCGGCGGCGGTCGCCGCCGTCGTCCACGACGACGCGAGCGCGGAGGACGCGCTCCACGAGTCCGGGCTGGCCGTCGAGGCGTAG
- the trpA gene encoding tryptophan synthase subunit alpha, protein MSRIDEAFADGPAFIPYLAVGDPDYESSKAYVEALARGGADVIELGLPFSEPVAEGPTIQGAVTRALDAGMTPDRYFEFVEELDVDVPLVCMTYYNLIYQYGSEEGPRPFVERAAEAGIEGFVVPDLPAEEADPLREACDDHGLDLVFIVAPTTEGERLERIMAQVSGYVYVQARLGVTGARDDVSGQTDEALARLEAWDVPKAVGFGIKTGEHAERIVAGGADGIIVGSALVDIVAAGHETDRPVDEVATDLEAKARELAEGAAAGYEQRVPEPEHT, encoded by the coding sequence GTGAGCCGCATCGACGAGGCGTTCGCGGACGGCCCCGCGTTCATCCCCTACCTCGCGGTCGGTGACCCCGACTACGAGTCCTCGAAGGCGTACGTCGAGGCGCTGGCCCGCGGCGGCGCGGACGTGATCGAACTCGGCCTGCCGTTCTCCGAACCCGTCGCGGAGGGGCCGACGATCCAGGGCGCGGTGACCCGCGCGCTGGACGCCGGAATGACGCCGGACCGCTACTTCGAGTTCGTGGAGGAACTCGACGTGGACGTTCCGCTGGTCTGCATGACGTACTACAACCTGATCTATCAGTATGGGTCCGAAGAAGGCCCTCGCCCCTTCGTCGAGCGTGCCGCCGAGGCCGGAATCGAGGGGTTCGTCGTCCCGGACCTCCCGGCCGAGGAGGCCGACCCGCTCCGCGAGGCCTGCGACGACCACGGCCTCGACCTGGTGTTCATCGTCGCCCCGACGACCGAGGGCGAGCGCCTGGAGCGGATCATGGCGCAGGTGTCGGGCTACGTGTACGTGCAGGCCCGCCTGGGCGTCACCGGCGCGCGCGACGACGTGAGCGGGCAGACCGACGAGGCCCTCGCCCGCCTCGAAGCGTGGGACGTGCCGAAGGCGGTCGGCTTCGGGATCAAGACCGGCGAGCACGCCGAGCGCATCGTCGCTGGCGGCGCGGACGGGATCATCGTCGGGTCGGCGCTGGTCGACATCGTCGCCGCGGGCCACGAGACCGACCGCCCCGTCGACGAGGTGGCTACCGACCTCGAAGCGAAAGCGCGAGAACTCGCCGAGGGCGCGGCGGCCGGCTACGAGCAACGCGTGCCCGAACCAGAACACACATAA
- the trpB gene encoding tryptophan synthase subunit beta, which yields MSTSKFGEYGGQYVPEALMPAVEELADAYERYVRGNEDGFMDEFRRRLRDFGGRPTPLQHAEQLSARYDSEVYLKREDLLHGGAHKLNNALGQVLLAKYMGKERIVAETGAGQHGTATAMAAAHLGMPCEVYMGERDINRQRPNVFRMRLNGTEVNPVTVGRGTLKEAINETMRDWATNVEDTHYVIGSVVGPHPFPRMVRDFQSVISEEAREQVKEQAGGLPDSVVACAGGGSNTMGAFHEFVDDADVDLYAVEAGGSSLDVDEEAGVAPNSASLSTGDEGVLHGARTKLLQDTDGQVMESHSVSSGLDYAGVGPELAHLVDEERVTPVNVGDDAALEAFHRLSQEEGIIPALETAHAFAFAHEHPEQLGDVTVINVSGRGDKDLESVIEESAERDLAAAPDMDAFAGDGL from the coding sequence ATGAGCACGAGCAAGTTCGGAGAGTACGGCGGACAGTACGTGCCGGAGGCGCTGATGCCGGCCGTCGAGGAACTGGCGGACGCCTACGAGCGGTACGTCAGAGGCAACGAGGACGGCTTCATGGACGAGTTCCGGCGGCGACTTCGGGACTTCGGCGGGCGGCCGACGCCGCTCCAGCACGCGGAACAGCTGTCGGCGCGGTACGACAGCGAGGTGTACCTCAAACGCGAGGACCTGCTCCACGGCGGCGCGCACAAGCTGAACAACGCGCTGGGGCAGGTGCTGCTGGCGAAGTACATGGGGAAAGAGCGGATCGTCGCCGAGACCGGGGCGGGCCAGCACGGCACCGCGACGGCGATGGCCGCCGCCCACCTCGGGATGCCCTGCGAGGTGTACATGGGCGAGCGCGACATCAACCGCCAGCGCCCCAACGTGTTCCGGATGCGACTCAACGGGACCGAAGTCAATCCGGTCACGGTCGGGCGCGGCACGCTGAAGGAGGCGATCAACGAGACGATGCGCGACTGGGCGACGAACGTCGAGGACACCCACTACGTCATCGGCTCGGTCGTCGGCCCGCACCCGTTCCCGCGGATGGTCCGGGACTTCCAGTCGGTCATCAGCGAGGAGGCCCGCGAGCAGGTCAAAGAGCAGGCTGGCGGGCTGCCCGACAGCGTCGTCGCCTGTGCCGGCGGCGGCTCGAACACGATGGGTGCGTTCCACGAGTTCGTCGACGACGCCGACGTCGACCTCTACGCCGTCGAGGCCGGCGGTAGCTCCCTCGACGTGGACGAGGAAGCGGGCGTCGCGCCCAACTCCGCGTCGCTGTCGACCGGCGACGAGGGCGTGCTCCACGGCGCGCGGACGAAGCTCCTGCAGGACACGGACGGGCAGGTGATGGAGTCCCACAGCGTCTCCTCCGGGCTGGACTACGCCGGCGTCGGGCCGGAGCTGGCCCACCTCGTCGACGAGGAACGGGTGACGCCCGTCAACGTCGGCGACGACGCCGCACTGGAGGCGTTCCACCGGCTCTCGCAGGAGGAGGGGATCATCCCCGCGCTGGAGACGGCCCACGCGTTCGCGTTCGCGCACGAGCACCCCGAGCAACTCGGCGACGTGACCGTGATCAACGTCTCCGGTCGCGGCGACAAGGACCTGGAGAGCGTCATCGAGGAGAGCGCGGAGCGCGACCTGGCGGCCGCGCCCGACATGGACGCGTTCGCGGGGGATGGACTGTGA
- the trpC gene encoding indole-3-glycerol phosphate synthase: MMNADEVAPAVRSILDAARKRGDEDNGRVSVDARSLPDALSAAEADGRVPVIAEVKPTSPTTDGTAHEDPVALATAMVEGGAAALSVLTEPDHFGGSPASLRDVREAVDVPVLRKDFVLREAQLDAVAADAVLLIARFVGDDLPDLIAAARDRGFQVLVEVHTPEELARAVDAGADIVGVNNRDLAALEVDLGTFERVAADAPRDVTLIAESGIGTREDATRMRAAGADGLLIGSAVMDGVRDADDERAPDAVVRTNTERLTR, from the coding sequence ATGATGAACGCCGACGAGGTCGCGCCGGCGGTGCGGTCGATACTCGACGCCGCCCGAAAGCGCGGCGACGAGGACAACGGACGGGTGAGCGTCGACGCTCGCTCGCTGCCGGACGCGCTGTCGGCCGCCGAGGCCGACGGGCGCGTGCCGGTCATCGCCGAGGTGAAGCCGACGAGTCCGACGACCGACGGGACCGCCCACGAGGACCCCGTGGCACTGGCGACGGCGATGGTCGAGGGCGGCGCGGCGGCGCTGTCCGTGCTGACCGAACCGGACCACTTCGGCGGGTCGCCGGCCTCCCTCCGTGACGTGCGCGAGGCCGTCGACGTGCCGGTCCTGCGGAAGGACTTCGTCCTGCGCGAGGCGCAACTCGACGCGGTGGCGGCCGACGCCGTCCTGCTGATCGCGCGGTTCGTCGGCGACGACTTACCCGACCTGATCGCGGCGGCGCGCGACCGGGGCTTTCAGGTCCTCGTCGAGGTCCACACGCCCGAGGAACTGGCGCGGGCGGTCGACGCCGGTGCCGACATCGTCGGCGTGAACAACCGTGACCTGGCCGCGCTGGAGGTCGATCTCGGGACGTTCGAGCGGGTCGCGGCCGACGCGCCGCGGGACGTGACACTCATTGCCGAGAGCGGCATAGGGACGCGGGAGGACGCGACGCGGATGCGGGCGGCGGGCGCGGACGGCCTGCTGATCGGGTCGGCGGTGATGGACGGCGTGCGGGACGCGGACGACGAGCGAGCGCCGGACGCGGTCGTCCGGACGAACACGGAGCGACTGACACGATGA
- a CDS encoding DUF2178 domain-containing protein, which produces MTQTALSATDRVASRRRYRRLMFGSIAVAVVLSLTLRFLDYPLIGEAVYWLGIVGFLAAAWLSPVTLFDERDETLERKASQTAIGVIGVVLVVGASAARTVTALELYTVPTVVWGALYGYVLLFVVFALAYGWVSRRP; this is translated from the coding sequence ATGACACAGACAGCACTCTCCGCCACGGACCGGGTCGCCAGCCGCCGGCGCTACCGGCGGCTGATGTTCGGTAGCATCGCCGTCGCGGTCGTCCTCTCGCTGACGCTTCGCTTCCTCGACTACCCGCTGATCGGCGAGGCCGTGTACTGGCTCGGCATCGTCGGCTTCCTCGCCGCGGCGTGGCTCTCCCCGGTGACGCTGTTCGACGAGCGCGACGAAACGCTCGAACGGAAGGCGAGCCAGACCGCCATCGGCGTTATCGGCGTGGTGCTGGTCGTCGGCGCGTCCGCGGCCCGCACCGTCACCGCCCTCGAACTCTACACCGTTCCGACGGTCGTCTGGGGCGCGCTGTACGGCTACGTCCTGCTGTTCGTGGTGTTCGCGCTCGCCTACGGCTGGGTCAGCCGTCGACCATGA
- a CDS encoding helix-turn-helix transcriptional regulator, producing MKNDLRERRDRADMSQADLAAAVDVTRQTINAIERERYDPSLELAFKLADHFGCRVEDLFFPESED from the coding sequence ATGAAAAACGACCTCAGGGAGCGCCGCGACCGCGCGGACATGAGCCAGGCCGACCTCGCGGCGGCCGTCGACGTGACCCGCCAGACCATCAACGCCATCGAGCGCGAGCGGTACGACCCCTCGCTCGAACTGGCGTTCAAGCTCGCCGACCACTTCGGCTGTCGGGTCGAGGACCTGTTCTTCCCGGAGTCGGAGGACTGA